One genomic segment of Pseudomonadales bacterium includes these proteins:
- a CDS encoding glucose 1-dehydrogenase: MGRLSTKVALITGAGAGMGRAHAELMASEGARIIATDIDQAAVEATCAAIVGRGGEALALQHDVAQESQWTQVVQSGIDRFGKIDILVNNAGVLLSKSLQETTVEEWDRLFSVNVRGVFLGCKSVLPGMQLAGGGSIVNISSIYGLIGAAGSAAYQASKGAVRLMTKAAAVDLRPFNIRVNSVHPGVIRTNMTRAALDNPEATAHISKGILLGRPAEPQEVSAAVLFLASDESSYVHGAELVVDGGYTTV; this comes from the coding sequence ATGGGACGATTGAGCACGAAAGTGGCCCTGATCACCGGGGCCGGCGCCGGCATGGGGCGCGCCCATGCCGAGCTGATGGCCAGTGAAGGGGCCCGAATCATCGCCACCGACATCGATCAGGCGGCGGTCGAGGCGACCTGCGCCGCCATCGTCGGCCGTGGCGGCGAGGCGCTGGCGCTGCAGCACGATGTGGCGCAGGAGTCGCAGTGGACGCAGGTGGTGCAGAGTGGCATCGACCGCTTCGGCAAGATCGACATCCTGGTCAACAACGCTGGCGTGCTGCTGTCGAAGAGCCTGCAGGAGACCACGGTCGAAGAGTGGGACCGGCTGTTTTCGGTCAACGTGCGCGGGGTCTTTCTCGGCTGCAAGAGCGTATTGCCGGGGATGCAGCTCGCTGGAGGTGGTTCGATCGTCAACATCTCCTCGATCTATGGCCTGATCGGTGCAGCGGGTTCAGCGGCCTATCAGGCCAGCAAGGGCGCGGTGCGGTTGATGACCAAGGCGGCGGCGGTCGATCTGCGTCCCTTCAACATCCGGGTCAACTCGGTCCATCCCGGCGTCATCCGCACCAACATGACCAGGGCGGCACTGGACAACCCCGAGGCGACGGCCCACATCTCCAAGGGCATTCTGCTGGGTCGACCGGCGGAGCCGCAGGAGGTGTCAGCGGCGGTGCTGTTCCTCGCCAGCGATGAATCTTCTTACGTGCATGGCGCCGAGCTGGTGGTCGATGGCGGTTACACCACGGTCTGA